A genomic stretch from Anticarsia gemmatalis isolate Benzon Research Colony breed Stoneville strain chromosome 26, ilAntGemm2 primary, whole genome shotgun sequence includes:
- the LOC142984091 gene encoding deubiquitinase DESI2 isoform X3: protein MEETYLIDSDNESCGICAMFPSCMSLLSRRTEQRAPRPGQSPVVLNVYDMYWTNWYTAGAGVGVFHSGVQVHGSEWAYGGHPYAFTGVFEITPRDERELGEQFRFRQSVHIGYTDFSEDEVRRLVTELGKQFRGDRYHLMNNNCNHFTSAFCLALCDRDIPAWVNRLAYVSSCVPFLQRCLPKEWLTPAALQQSLAAHSRSSSPQTPQ from the exons TCGTGCGGCATTTGCGCAATGTTCCCGTCGTGCATGTCGCTGTTGTCGCGGCGGACGGAGCAGCGCGCGCCGCGCCCCGGACAGTCGCCCGTCGTGCTCAATGTATACGACATGTATTGGACCAACTG GTACACGGCGGGCGCGGGGGTGGGCGTGTTCCACAGCGGCGTGCAGGTGCACGGCTCGGAGTGGGCGTACGGCGGACACCCCTACGCCTTCACCGGCGTCTTCGAGATCACGCCCCGGGACGAGCGCGAACTCGGAGAACAGTTCCGGTTCAG ACAAAGCGTACACATAGGTTACACGGACTTCAGCGAGGACGAAGTGCGGCGACTCGTCACCGAACTCGGCAAGCAGTTCCGCGGTGACAG ATACCACTTAATGAACAACAATTGTAATCACTTCACGTCGGCGTTCTGTTTG GCGTTGTGTGACCGCGACATCCCGGCGTGGGTGAACCGGCTCGCATACGTGAGCTCCTGCGTGCCCTTCCTACAGCGCTGTCTGCCCAA AGAGTGGTTGACGCCGGCGGCGCTGCAGCAGTCGCTCGCCGCGCACTCGCGCTCCTCCTCGCCGCAGACGCCGCAATAG
- the LOC142984091 gene encoding deubiquitinase DESI2 isoform X5, with amino-acid sequence MFPSCMSLLSRRTEQRAPRPGQSPVVLNVYDMYWTNWYTAGAGVGVFHSGVQVHGSEWAYGGHPYAFTGVFEITPRDERELGEQFRFRQSVHIGYTDFSEDEVRRLVTELGKQFRGDRYHLMNNNCNHFTSAFCLALCDRDIPAWVNRLAYVSSCVPFLQRCLPKEWLTPAALQQSLAAHSRSSSPQTPQ; translated from the exons ATGTTCCCGTCGTGCATGTCGCTGTTGTCGCGGCGGACGGAGCAGCGCGCGCCGCGCCCCGGACAGTCGCCCGTCGTGCTCAATGTATACGACATGTATTGGACCAACTG GTACACGGCGGGCGCGGGGGTGGGCGTGTTCCACAGCGGCGTGCAGGTGCACGGCTCGGAGTGGGCGTACGGCGGACACCCCTACGCCTTCACCGGCGTCTTCGAGATCACGCCCCGGGACGAGCGCGAACTCGGAGAACAGTTCCGGTTCAG ACAAAGCGTACACATAGGTTACACGGACTTCAGCGAGGACGAAGTGCGGCGACTCGTCACCGAACTCGGCAAGCAGTTCCGCGGTGACAG ATACCACTTAATGAACAACAATTGTAATCACTTCACGTCGGCGTTCTGTTTG GCGTTGTGTGACCGCGACATCCCGGCGTGGGTGAACCGGCTCGCATACGTGAGCTCCTGCGTGCCCTTCCTACAGCGCTGTCTGCCCAA AGAGTGGTTGACGCCGGCGGCGCTGCAGCAGTCGCTCGCCGCGCACTCGCGCTCCTCCTCGCCGCAGACGCCGCAATAG
- the LOC142984091 gene encoding deubiquitinase DESI2 isoform X4 — MGVTETCGYSCGICAMFPSCMSLLSRRTEQRAPRPGQSPVVLNVYDMYWTNWYTAGAGVGVFHSGVQVHGSEWAYGGHPYAFTGVFEITPRDERELGEQFRFRQSVHIGYTDFSEDEVRRLVTELGKQFRGDRYHLMNNNCNHFTSAFCLALCDRDIPAWVNRLAYVSSCVPFLQRCLPKEWLTPAALQQSLAAHSRSSSPQTPQ; from the exons TCGTGCGGCATTTGCGCAATGTTCCCGTCGTGCATGTCGCTGTTGTCGCGGCGGACGGAGCAGCGCGCGCCGCGCCCCGGACAGTCGCCCGTCGTGCTCAATGTATACGACATGTATTGGACCAACTG GTACACGGCGGGCGCGGGGGTGGGCGTGTTCCACAGCGGCGTGCAGGTGCACGGCTCGGAGTGGGCGTACGGCGGACACCCCTACGCCTTCACCGGCGTCTTCGAGATCACGCCCCGGGACGAGCGCGAACTCGGAGAACAGTTCCGGTTCAG ACAAAGCGTACACATAGGTTACACGGACTTCAGCGAGGACGAAGTGCGGCGACTCGTCACCGAACTCGGCAAGCAGTTCCGCGGTGACAG ATACCACTTAATGAACAACAATTGTAATCACTTCACGTCGGCGTTCTGTTTG GCGTTGTGTGACCGCGACATCCCGGCGTGGGTGAACCGGCTCGCATACGTGAGCTCCTGCGTGCCCTTCCTACAGCGCTGTCTGCCCAA AGAGTGGTTGACGCCGGCGGCGCTGCAGCAGTCGCTCGCCGCGCACTCGCGCTCCTCCTCGCCGCAGACGCCGCAATAG
- the LOC142984091 gene encoding deubiquitinase DESI2 isoform X2, producing the protein MKKKINITITPKKSCGICAMFPSCMSLLSRRTEQRAPRPGQSPVVLNVYDMYWTNWYTAGAGVGVFHSGVQVHGSEWAYGGHPYAFTGVFEITPRDERELGEQFRFRQSVHIGYTDFSEDEVRRLVTELGKQFRGDRYHLMNNNCNHFTSAFCLALCDRDIPAWVNRLAYVSSCVPFLQRCLPKEWLTPAALQQSLAAHSRSSSPQTPQ; encoded by the exons TCGTGCGGCATTTGCGCAATGTTCCCGTCGTGCATGTCGCTGTTGTCGCGGCGGACGGAGCAGCGCGCGCCGCGCCCCGGACAGTCGCCCGTCGTGCTCAATGTATACGACATGTATTGGACCAACTG GTACACGGCGGGCGCGGGGGTGGGCGTGTTCCACAGCGGCGTGCAGGTGCACGGCTCGGAGTGGGCGTACGGCGGACACCCCTACGCCTTCACCGGCGTCTTCGAGATCACGCCCCGGGACGAGCGCGAACTCGGAGAACAGTTCCGGTTCAG ACAAAGCGTACACATAGGTTACACGGACTTCAGCGAGGACGAAGTGCGGCGACTCGTCACCGAACTCGGCAAGCAGTTCCGCGGTGACAG ATACCACTTAATGAACAACAATTGTAATCACTTCACGTCGGCGTTCTGTTTG GCGTTGTGTGACCGCGACATCCCGGCGTGGGTGAACCGGCTCGCATACGTGAGCTCCTGCGTGCCCTTCCTACAGCGCTGTCTGCCCAA AGAGTGGTTGACGCCGGCGGCGCTGCAGCAGTCGCTCGCCGCGCACTCGCGCTCCTCCTCGCCGCAGACGCCGCAATAG